The following proteins are co-located in the Echinicola sp. 20G genome:
- a CDS encoding toxin-antitoxin system YwqK family antitoxin — MKYLFLLFCFVTSTTFASAQGKTVKIYNADSTIMGTGVVVQGKMNGLWRLTNPKTDKLLEEGYLNDSKKDGKWITYHSNGQAHIVADYKENKLTGSLNEYGTDGTLLVEAVYKDSVAVGDYKEYYPGHPSRRVLKREGQFKDGKVDGEWLSYYENGQLAIKSSYNLGNLDGAYLEYSFEGQLLVEVNYVDGQPDGNFVRYSYSNRVEQTGEYKKGKKTGKWISYFPDTKIIASEKEYDENGSKSGTWKYYYENRRVARIERYENDIPVGTWEEFYPDKTLSKRKTYELGVPVGDYIENHADGTVSVEGQYLNGTKAGLWKSYYTDGQLYSIGEYKNGVKSGLWKYFNKIGILIAEGEYELGSEHGQWFYYYDGGQLKSVGSYFYGFEDGTWGLFYDNKKLTQEEHWSNGRLMNVSDYHSFDGVDTLDKGTLKDGEGSRITYYVNGKKESEGNYHFGKAHGQWVYYHDNGKIASKGQMDEGEKEGRWSYYSRSGKLSEIITFKDDEIVPDKMPEPILPFQTFD, encoded by the coding sequence ATGAAGTACCTTTTTCTATTATTTTGCTTTGTCACAAGCACCACTTTTGCATCTGCCCAAGGCAAAACTGTCAAAATATATAATGCTGACTCTACTATCATGGGAACTGGTGTTGTGGTTCAAGGTAAAATGAACGGGTTATGGAGGCTCACCAATCCCAAAACTGATAAATTACTGGAGGAGGGTTATCTTAACGATAGCAAAAAAGACGGTAAATGGATCACTTATCACAGCAACGGCCAAGCCCACATCGTTGCTGATTACAAAGAAAACAAACTTACTGGTTCCTTAAATGAATATGGAACTGATGGAACACTATTAGTTGAAGCTGTTTACAAAGATAGTGTAGCTGTCGGTGACTATAAAGAATATTATCCAGGACACCCTTCCAGGAGAGTCCTTAAAAGAGAAGGGCAGTTCAAGGACGGAAAAGTAGATGGAGAATGGCTTTCCTATTATGAAAACGGGCAATTGGCAATCAAAAGCTCATATAACTTGGGTAATTTGGATGGTGCTTATTTAGAGTACTCTTTTGAAGGACAACTCCTAGTGGAAGTAAATTATGTAGATGGACAGCCGGATGGAAACTTTGTCAGATACTCCTATTCGAACAGAGTAGAACAAACGGGCGAATACAAAAAAGGAAAAAAAACTGGAAAATGGATCTCTTATTTTCCTGATACCAAAATCATCGCCTCCGAAAAGGAATATGACGAAAATGGTAGTAAATCAGGAACATGGAAGTACTACTACGAAAATCGCAGAGTGGCCCGTATTGAGAGGTATGAAAATGATATTCCAGTAGGCACATGGGAAGAGTTTTACCCCGACAAAACTCTATCTAAAAGAAAAACCTATGAATTGGGCGTACCTGTGGGAGACTATATAGAAAACCATGCTGATGGCACCGTGTCGGTTGAAGGACAGTACTTGAATGGCACCAAAGCTGGACTTTGGAAAAGTTACTATACGGACGGTCAACTTTACTCCATCGGAGAGTATAAAAACGGTGTGAAATCGGGCCTTTGGAAATACTTCAATAAGATTGGAATCTTGATCGCAGAAGGAGAATATGAATTGGGGTCAGAACATGGCCAATGGTTCTATTACTATGATGGAGGACAGTTAAAATCAGTCGGTAGTTACTTCTATGGTTTTGAAGACGGAACTTGGGGACTTTTTTATGACAACAAAAAGCTTACTCAGGAAGAGCATTGGAGCAATGGCCGATTAATGAACGTAAGTGATTACCACTCTTTCGATGGTGTTGACACACTGGATAAAGGCACATTAAAAGATGGAGAAGGATCAAGAATCACTTATTATGTAAATGGAAAAAAAGAATCTGAGGGCAATTACCACTTCGGAAAGGCCCACGGCCAATGGGTATATTACCATGACAATGGAAAAATTGCTTCCAAAGGGCAAATGGATGAAGGCGAAAAAGAAGGAAGGTGGAGTTATTACTCCAGATCTGGGAAGTTAAGTGAGATCATTACTTTTAAGGATGATGAAATCGTTCCGGACAAAATGCCAGAGCCAATACTACCATTTCAAACTTTTGACTGA
- a CDS encoding ROK family transcriptional regulator, giving the protein MNLIDPKKSLDEKEGVVEIKNYLNKIKIIKNLYTNGSNTASEICNEVGISLPTVNSLLTDLIKGGKLIKQGRAESQGGRKPDLYRLAQDSFYVLSLDVSKFMIRAAIYDSSNKAVTETGTFKITLNNDKATFDKICDFMETFMKKSGIADDKIIAIGISMPGLVDSVNGVNHTYLKFGKKTLVENFEARFKKKVFIENDARAMTLAEFKFSQGQKFNNVLGIFVGWGIGLGIIIDGKLYRGGAGFAGEFSHSPIFESREISCTCGKKGCLEAVASGTAMVRMAEEAIEKDSDSILSRLAKERGEGIEPSLIVDAALAGDQRAITILSDVGLDLGRGISILIQLLNPDLIIVGGSVAEAQQYLITPIQQALNIFSMAKSREKSELALYKLGKEVGLLGGVAVVIENIFEDIIN; this is encoded by the coding sequence ATGAATTTAATAGATCCGAAAAAAAGCCTTGACGAAAAAGAAGGTGTTGTTGAGATCAAAAACTATCTCAACAAAATTAAAATCATCAAAAACCTCTACACAAACGGTAGCAATACAGCCAGTGAAATTTGTAATGAGGTAGGTATCAGTTTGCCAACTGTTAACTCACTTTTGACAGACCTTATCAAAGGGGGGAAACTGATCAAACAAGGCAGGGCCGAATCTCAAGGCGGAAGAAAGCCGGATTTGTACAGGCTTGCACAGGATTCTTTTTATGTACTGTCACTGGATGTCAGCAAATTCATGATAAGAGCTGCAATCTACGATAGTTCCAATAAGGCTGTTACCGAAACGGGAACATTTAAGATTACTTTAAATAACGACAAAGCAACTTTTGACAAAATTTGCGACTTCATGGAAACTTTCATGAAGAAATCAGGTATTGCTGATGACAAGATCATTGCTATTGGTATCTCTATGCCGGGCTTAGTTGATTCTGTAAATGGAGTCAATCATACCTACTTGAAGTTTGGCAAGAAAACCTTGGTGGAAAATTTTGAAGCCAGATTCAAGAAGAAAGTATTTATAGAAAACGATGCCCGTGCCATGACTTTGGCAGAGTTCAAATTCAGCCAAGGACAAAAATTCAATAATGTCTTGGGCATTTTTGTTGGCTGGGGAATTGGTCTGGGAATCATCATTGACGGTAAGCTTTACCGTGGTGGCGCTGGCTTCGCTGGAGAATTTAGCCACTCTCCTATCTTTGAATCCAGGGAAATCTCTTGTACATGTGGCAAAAAAGGCTGTTTGGAAGCAGTGGCCTCAGGAACAGCAATGGTAAGGATGGCCGAGGAAGCAATAGAAAAAGATAGCGATTCTATCTTGAGCAGATTAGCCAAAGAAAGAGGAGAAGGCATTGAACCTTCCTTGATCGTAGATGCTGCTCTCGCAGGAGACCAAAGAGCGATCACCATCCTTTCTGATGTTGGACTTGATCTGGGTAGAGGGATTTCCATATTGATCCAGCTATTGAACCCGGATTTAATCATCGTGGGTGGCTCAGTAGCAGAGGCACAGCAATATTTGATCACTCCTATCCAGCAGGCCCTGAACATATTCAGCATGGCCAAGTCAAGGGAAAAGTCAGAACTTGCCCTGTACAAATTGGGTAAGGAAGTTGGGCTTCTTGGTGGAGTAGCTGTGGTAATTGAAAATATATTTGAAGACATTATAAACTGA
- a CDS encoding PIG-L family deacetylase, whose product MLSNYPLSEVEECFLKESGVKEINTLIPYLTVDNFPKLGLMTACRFLEWASNNPDGVISLPTGKTPEFFIKWTQFLLENWDSKKGKAIRDQYGLTNTKKPVLNGLHFVQIDEFYPIKSSQKNSFYHYVNKFYIDGFGLDPEKALLINSDEIPLAEGKHFTEIFPDYKVDLSLRFREATNKLEKLQQESIFLIDKWCGEYEAKIREKGGIGFFLGGIGPDGHIAFNTRGSDIFSTTRLTETNFETQAVAAGDLGGIEVSANRLVITIGLDTIVYNPEAVGIIIAAGEAKAQIVKDSLETPLDNVFPGTVLQKLKNGRFYLTKGAASKLTDTVNSYYKTGEWTQEKTERSVLELCKKLGKYASRLKLDDLKADPYTSLIPGLSENTVNSVIESTIAKLNNGIAKEKDEVLLHTGPHHDDISLGILPHITNQLSENSNEAHFSVLTSGFTAVTNTFVIDTLLHTKKLMDDNEIQMVNYEDFFEAGYKLKTDKDVYHYLTNVASEDPEQQQRGLCHRVVRAIVEVFDVPNKEKLRETINDVLSILKNSYDGEKNPPKIQKLKGMIREFEEELVWAHFGVKVKNVHHLRLGFYTGDIFTEQPEKQRDVEPIVDLFRKVNPTKISLTLDPEGSGPDTHYKVLQATAAAVKEWSKEKDLSELRIIGYRNVWFKFDAAESNVIVPVSLGDLSVMEDSFTNCYLSQVNASFPSYAHNGKFSTIAKRTWVNQLNDVQLLLGKDYFYQHDMAKVRASHGLIFFKDMNVEEFIAHARELEKSIEGMI is encoded by the coding sequence ATGCTTAGTAACTATCCTTTATCGGAAGTAGAAGAATGTTTCTTAAAAGAATCAGGTGTTAAAGAAATCAACACTTTGATTCCTTACCTAACTGTGGACAATTTCCCTAAGTTAGGACTAATGACAGCATGTAGATTCTTGGAGTGGGCATCCAATAACCCTGACGGTGTTATCAGCTTGCCAACAGGCAAAACCCCGGAATTTTTCATCAAATGGACCCAATTCTTACTTGAAAATTGGGATAGTAAAAAAGGCAAAGCTATCCGTGACCAGTACGGTTTGACCAATACCAAAAAGCCTGTACTTAACGGATTACATTTTGTGCAGATTGATGAATTTTACCCCATCAAATCTTCGCAGAAAAACAGCTTTTATCATTATGTAAATAAATTTTACATTGATGGCTTCGGATTGGATCCAGAAAAAGCATTATTGATCAACTCTGATGAAATTCCTCTTGCTGAGGGCAAACATTTCACAGAAATATTCCCTGATTATAAAGTAGATCTTTCATTAAGATTCAGAGAAGCCACCAATAAGCTTGAAAAGCTACAACAAGAGTCAATCTTCCTTATTGATAAATGGTGCGGTGAGTATGAAGCAAAAATCCGCGAAAAAGGCGGGATCGGGTTCTTCTTGGGAGGTATAGGACCTGACGGCCATATTGCTTTCAACACTAGAGGATCTGATATTTTCTCTACTACAAGACTTACTGAAACCAACTTTGAGACCCAAGCTGTGGCAGCTGGTGACTTGGGAGGTATTGAAGTTTCCGCCAACAGGCTGGTAATCACCATCGGTTTGGACACCATCGTGTACAACCCAGAAGCAGTAGGTATTATTATCGCTGCTGGTGAAGCAAAAGCACAGATCGTAAAAGATTCATTGGAAACTCCATTGGATAACGTATTCCCAGGAACTGTTCTTCAGAAATTAAAAAACGGCCGTTTCTACTTGACCAAAGGAGCAGCTTCAAAATTGACCGATACAGTCAATTCTTATTACAAGACTGGTGAATGGACACAAGAAAAAACTGAAAGATCGGTATTGGAGCTTTGTAAAAAGTTAGGGAAATATGCCAGCAGACTTAAGCTGGATGATCTTAAAGCCGATCCATATACCTCTTTGATCCCGGGGCTTTCTGAGAATACTGTAAATTCAGTAATCGAAAGTACCATCGCAAAGCTAAACAATGGCATTGCCAAAGAAAAGGATGAGGTACTCTTGCACACAGGTCCTCACCATGATGATATTTCATTAGGTATTTTGCCTCACATTACCAATCAGCTAAGTGAAAACTCAAACGAGGCCCACTTCTCTGTATTGACTTCAGGCTTTACCGCCGTAACCAACACCTTTGTAATTGACACTCTTCTTCACACGAAGAAACTAATGGATGATAATGAAATCCAAATGGTTAATTACGAAGATTTCTTTGAAGCAGGTTATAAGCTAAAAACTGATAAAGACGTTTATCACTACCTCACAAACGTAGCTTCGGAAGATCCTGAGCAACAACAAAGAGGACTGTGCCACAGAGTGGTTAGGGCAATTGTTGAGGTATTTGATGTTCCTAACAAAGAAAAACTGAGAGAAACCATCAATGATGTACTAAGCATCTTGAAAAACTCTTATGACGGCGAGAAAAACCCACCAAAAATCCAGAAACTCAAAGGTATGATCCGTGAGTTTGAAGAGGAATTGGTTTGGGCTCACTTTGGTGTAAAAGTGAAAAACGTACACCACTTGAGACTAGGGTTCTATACCGGTGACATCTTTACAGAACAACCTGAAAAGCAACGTGATGTAGAACCTATCGTAGATTTATTCAGAAAAGTCAACCCTACCAAAATCAGCTTAACACTTGATCCAGAAGGTAGTGGCCCTGACACTCACTATAAAGTACTTCAAGCTACTGCCGCTGCTGTGAAAGAGTGGAGCAAAGAAAAAGACCTCAGCGAGTTACGCATCATTGGTTACAGAAACGTTTGGTTCAAATTTGATGCAGCAGAGTCCAATGTGATTGTTCCTGTTTCATTAGGTGACCTTTCTGTTATGGAAGACTCATTCACCAATTGCTACTTAAGCCAGGTAAATGCTTCCTTCCCTAGTTACGCTCATAATGGTAAATTCAGTACCATTGCCAAGCGAACTTGGGTGAACCAATTGAACGACGTACAGTTATTATTAGGTAAAGATTATTTCTACCAACACGATATGGCCAAAGTAAGAGCCAGCCATGGATTAATTTTCTTCAAAGACATGAATGTTGAGGAGTTTATCGCTCACGCGAGAGAACTAGAGAAGTCCATCGAAGGAATGATCTAA
- a CDS encoding ROK family protein: protein MKKNRLILGLDIGGTSINAGIMKDGELVDRKEIPTPSHAPQEVILSTIAEFISSYFSYDIDGIGIGIPGLVDSNKGIVYNLENIPAFTKVALKDYLEEKLNKPVFINNDANCFALGEFKYGGSSKHNHVVGITLGTGIGTGIITNGDLYPGYICGAGEWGGVPYCDSNFENYCSSKFFRILHHTTAKKLSHKAAEGDQEALALFEEYGKHIGNLIKYILFTYAPEAIVIGGSIRKAFPYFSKSMLETVKTFPYSAISDNLSIYTSVLEDSAIMGAAALVEEQRTPVENLAK from the coding sequence ATGAAAAAAAATCGGCTTATTCTGGGACTGGATATTGGGGGAACCTCAATTAATGCCGGTATAATGAAAGATGGAGAATTAGTAGATAGAAAAGAAATACCTACACCTTCCCACGCTCCACAAGAAGTTATTTTATCTACAATTGCCGAGTTTATAAGCTCCTATTTTTCCTACGATATTGATGGGATTGGCATAGGCATACCCGGTTTGGTAGACTCCAATAAAGGAATTGTATATAATCTTGAAAACATTCCTGCTTTTACCAAAGTAGCTCTTAAGGATTATTTGGAAGAAAAATTAAATAAACCTGTTTTTATTAATAATGACGCCAATTGCTTTGCTTTGGGCGAGTTTAAATACGGTGGATCATCAAAGCATAATCATGTAGTAGGAATCACCTTGGGGACTGGCATTGGGACAGGCATTATCACCAATGGTGATCTTTATCCTGGTTACATTTGTGGAGCAGGTGAATGGGGAGGAGTGCCCTATTGCGATAGTAATTTTGAAAACTATTGCAGCAGTAAATTCTTTAGAATATTACACCACACGACAGCAAAAAAACTATCCCATAAAGCAGCTGAAGGAGATCAGGAAGCATTGGCCCTTTTTGAAGAATATGGTAAACATATCGGAAATTTGATCAAGTATATTTTATTTACATATGCACCTGAGGCTATTGTAATTGGAGGATCCATCAGAAAGGCATTTCCATATTTTTCCAAAAGTATGCTTGAAACCGTCAAAACTTTCCCTTATTCTGCTATAAGTGATAATCTTTCTATATATACCTCTGTACTGGAAGATTCTGCGATAATGGGCGCTGCAGCATTAGTAGAAGAACAAAGAACACCAGTAGAAAATTTGGCAAAATAA
- a CDS encoding VCBS repeat-containing protein — MLANIFYSRVTQKVFLVTSALLIPFLVSSDFKQESDAISFEKIKPISSGITFKNKLSEDEKHNILTYEYFYNGGGVAIGDINNDGLDDIFFTGNMTENRLYLNEGNFKFKDISKKAGVLGKNSWTTGVSMVDVNGDELLDIYVCFSGDGDDDSRKNELYINNGDLTFSEKAHEYGLADPSNSTQSLFFDFDKDGDLDMYLLNHHVEVIHELEFDEVKSVRHPRAGDKLFRNDNGHFVDISDEAGIIGNALGFGLGIVASDINEDGWLDLYVSNDYIEQDYLYINNQDGTFTEKLAEQLQHISHFSMGLDIADINNDGMKDIFTLDMLPEDNKRQKLLYGPENYEQYALMVMQGFYHQNMRNMLHINNGNSTFSEIGQLAGISNTDWSWSSLFLDIDNDGFKDLFITNGYYRDYTNRDFLKYKGDYYFQKAINHEQADTLALVTSMTSTPIPNYAYKNNGDLTFTNASKIWGLDEPGFSNGAAYADLDNDGYLDLVVSNINEYASIYRNKPKSPENNHFLEVALKGEGKNTQGIGSQVSIYADNKVQTLEQMPTRGFQSSVSFKLHFGLGPISQIDSVKIKWPSGKTETVKQVKADQLISLEEKNARSTSEESGQKFFDSYYSEVTSPIPYKHKESGFNDFKRQPLLIEMPSYIGPVMATTTVSENTQLLFIGGTRGNPGQMYMTNDEGQLVGTRAIVLEEEFTDADALFLDANGDGNPDLYVASGGFHNYTSQDEALQDRLYINDGSGKFIRDNEALPKMLTSSSVVRKTDINKDGFPDLFVGGRIVPGYYPQAPESYLLLNDGKGTFSNVSSSLLPELGDLGMVTDAEWLDLNKDGFEDLVIVGECLPVQVYINQSGKSFSNETTTYLPDSPHGLWSSLAKGDFDKDGDMDLIAGNYGLNSQLQASKDQPMTLYYGDFDDNGSVDPIMVRYVQGEAYPFASRDELLDQMYGMRSKFTNYESYSQAKIEDVLSKNQLQSANKLQADELKTLYFENTGNSIKIHNLPIEAQFAPVYSIQVMDYDEDGELDFILGGNQNYTRLRIGVMDANFGQVFLGNGKGEFSYLPQKKSGLAIKGDIKSIQPMQLANHKYLFFGINNQGVVAYQKINYP, encoded by the coding sequence ATGCTTGCAAATATATTTTATAGTAGAGTAACCCAAAAAGTCTTCCTCGTTACTTCCGCCCTTTTGATACCTTTTTTGGTATCCTCCGACTTTAAACAGGAGTCTGATGCAATCTCTTTTGAAAAAATCAAACCCATAAGTTCAGGAATAACTTTTAAAAACAAATTATCAGAAGACGAAAAACATAACATTTTAACGTACGAATACTTTTATAATGGGGGTGGAGTAGCTATCGGCGATATCAATAATGATGGATTAGATGATATTTTCTTCACAGGTAATATGACCGAAAACCGTCTTTATCTTAATGAAGGGAATTTCAAATTCAAAGATATTAGTAAAAAAGCGGGAGTGCTTGGCAAAAACAGTTGGACCACAGGGGTATCCATGGTAGATGTCAATGGAGATGAACTACTGGATATCTATGTTTGCTTCTCAGGAGATGGAGATGATGATAGCCGCAAAAATGAACTATACATCAATAATGGAGACTTAACCTTTTCAGAAAAAGCTCATGAATATGGATTGGCAGATCCATCTAATAGTACCCAATCACTTTTTTTTGACTTTGATAAGGATGGTGACCTCGACATGTATTTGCTCAACCACCATGTTGAGGTGATCCATGAATTGGAATTTGACGAGGTAAAAAGTGTAAGGCACCCCAGAGCGGGTGATAAACTATTCAGAAATGACAATGGACATTTTGTCGATATTAGCGACGAGGCCGGAATAATTGGCAACGCCCTTGGCTTTGGCTTGGGTATTGTCGCTTCTGACATCAATGAAGATGGTTGGCTGGACCTCTATGTTTCAAATGACTACATCGAACAAGACTACCTCTATATTAATAATCAAGATGGCACTTTTACGGAAAAGCTAGCGGAACAACTGCAACATATCAGTCATTTTTCAATGGGTCTGGATATTGCCGACATCAATAATGACGGCATGAAGGATATCTTTACTTTAGACATGCTTCCAGAAGACAACAAACGCCAAAAGCTTCTATATGGACCAGAGAACTATGAACAATATGCCTTGATGGTCATGCAGGGATTTTACCATCAAAACATGAGAAACATGCTGCACATCAACAATGGGAACAGTACCTTCAGTGAAATCGGTCAATTAGCCGGAATTTCAAATACAGACTGGAGCTGGTCTTCATTATTTTTGGACATTGACAATGATGGATTCAAAGATCTCTTTATCACCAATGGCTATTACAGAGACTACACAAATAGAGATTTCTTAAAATATAAAGGTGATTATTACTTCCAAAAGGCCATCAATCACGAACAAGCAGATACCTTAGCATTGGTTACTTCCATGACCTCTACCCCTATCCCCAATTACGCCTATAAAAATAATGGAGACCTTACTTTCACCAATGCCTCCAAAATCTGGGGGCTGGATGAGCCTGGTTTTTCCAATGGGGCTGCTTATGCAGATTTGGACAATGACGGCTATCTAGATTTGGTAGTTAGCAATATCAATGAATATGCTTCCATTTATAGAAACAAACCCAAATCACCAGAGAACAACCACTTCTTGGAAGTTGCCCTTAAAGGCGAAGGCAAGAATACCCAAGGAATAGGAAGTCAAGTAAGCATTTATGCAGACAATAAAGTGCAGACTTTAGAACAAATGCCAACCAGGGGTTTTCAGTCTTCTGTAAGCTTTAAATTGCATTTTGGGCTAGGCCCCATAAGTCAAATAGATTCTGTAAAAATCAAATGGCCTTCTGGCAAAACAGAAACAGTTAAGCAAGTCAAAGCCGACCAACTGATTAGTCTTGAAGAAAAAAATGCAAGAAGCACATCGGAAGAAAGTGGACAAAAGTTTTTTGATAGCTATTACTCGGAAGTCACCTCTCCCATTCCCTACAAACACAAAGAGTCTGGGTTTAATGATTTCAAAAGACAACCCCTATTGATTGAAATGCCCAGTTATATTGGCCCGGTGATGGCAACAACTACAGTCAGTGAAAACACACAGTTGCTTTTTATTGGTGGTACTAGGGGCAACCCTGGTCAAATGTACATGACTAATGATGAGGGTCAACTGGTGGGAACAAGAGCCATTGTATTGGAAGAAGAGTTTACAGATGCAGATGCGCTTTTTCTTGATGCCAATGGTGATGGCAACCCGGATTTATATGTAGCAAGTGGCGGTTTTCATAATTATACTTCCCAAGATGAGGCCTTGCAAGACCGGCTTTATATAAATGATGGTTCAGGTAAGTTCATTCGAGATAATGAAGCTTTACCTAAAATGCTTACCAGCAGCTCGGTGGTCAGGAAAACAGACATCAACAAAGATGGTTTCCCGGATTTATTCGTAGGAGGAAGAATTGTCCCTGGCTACTATCCCCAAGCACCAGAAAGCTATCTTTTGTTAAACGATGGAAAGGGTACTTTTAGCAATGTAAGTTCAAGTCTCCTTCCTGAGTTAGGTGACCTGGGAATGGTTACGGATGCTGAGTGGCTGGACTTGAATAAGGATGGATTTGAAGACCTGGTAATAGTGGGAGAATGCCTTCCTGTACAAGTATATATCAATCAGTCAGGAAAGAGTTTTTCCAATGAAACCACAACCTACTTACCTGATTCGCCTCATGGTTTGTGGAGCAGTCTGGCCAAAGGTGATTTTGACAAAGATGGAGACATGGACTTGATCGCCGGAAATTATGGCTTAAACTCTCAACTCCAAGCCAGTAAAGATCAACCAATGACATTGTATTATGGTGATTTTGATGACAATGGATCGGTGGACCCTATCATGGTTAGGTACGTACAAGGGGAAGCTTATCCCTTTGCAAGCAGGGACGAACTTTTGGATCAAATGTACGGGATGCGTAGCAAGTTCACCAATTACGAAAGCTACTCCCAAGCAAAAATAGAAGACGTTCTCAGTAAAAACCAACTTCAGTCTGCCAATAAACTTCAAGCGGATGAACTGAAAACCCTCTATTTTGAAAATACTGGAAACAGCATCAAAATCCACAACCTACCTATTGAAGCACAATTTGCACCTGTATACAGCATACAGGTAATGGACTATGATGAAGATGGAGAATTGGACTTTATTTTGGGTGGAAACCAAAACTATACCCGCTTAAGGATTGGAGTGATGGATGCCAACTTTGGCCAAGTATTCCTTGGAAATGGAAAAGGAGAGTTTTCCTATCTTCCACAAAAAAAATCAGGACTGGCCATAAAAGGAGACATCAAATCCATCCAACCTATGCAACTGGCCAATCATAAATATCTCTTCTTTGGTATCAATAATCAAGGTGTAGTAGCTTATCAAAAAATTAATTATCCATGA
- a CDS encoding vanadium-dependent haloperoxidase, whose amino-acid sequence MKYHYHFDGKHCTFLNLSILIFFLSCPLAYGQSNEQKVNLYVDNLFEITKIMVSDVTPPTGASRFYAYSNLGAYAVLNKPQRIKGSLISALNQNLTIKYPDTGKIDSTFTAIYSMLGVGKGIMPSGKQLSSAQETLIKKYRSNNWISKKVLQNSITFADSVSKQVLAFGKSDGYGKLSALPRYAPANEPGTWYPTPPAYLGAIDPEWRTIRTFYIKDLKQFKPLSPVPFSMDSTSSFYKLTKEVYDTTKVLNTEKRLIANFWDCNPFMVSYSGHMAIGLKKISPGGHWINITGIACKKSGISFDEVVEVHTLVATGLHDAFISCWEEKYDSDRIRPETVINRYVDQKWRPILQTPPFPEYTSGHSVISRTSAVLLTSYFGDHFSYTDTSEEYFGLPPRKFTSFLQASEEAAISRLYGGIHYRDAIEEGIKQGEKIANYIIKQINSSKSLSAK is encoded by the coding sequence ATGAAGTACCATTACCATTTTGACGGAAAGCATTGCACCTTTCTGAATTTGAGTATCCTTATCTTTTTCCTTTCTTGCCCTCTTGCATATGGACAAAGTAATGAACAAAAGGTCAATCTCTATGTAGATAATTTGTTTGAAATCACAAAAATCATGGTTTCTGACGTTACTCCTCCGACTGGAGCTTCTCGGTTTTATGCTTACAGCAACTTAGGTGCCTATGCTGTTTTAAATAAACCACAACGAATAAAAGGATCCCTCATATCTGCATTAAACCAAAACCTGACCATTAAATATCCTGACACAGGTAAAATCGACAGTACTTTTACTGCTATTTACAGTATGTTAGGAGTTGGTAAAGGAATTATGCCATCAGGAAAGCAACTTTCCTCCGCCCAAGAAACCCTTATCAAAAAGTATAGAAGCAATAATTGGATCAGTAAAAAAGTCTTGCAAAACAGCATAACATTTGCCGACAGTGTATCCAAACAAGTATTGGCCTTTGGCAAATCTGACGGTTATGGAAAACTGAGTGCTTTACCTCGCTATGCTCCTGCCAATGAACCAGGAACTTGGTACCCTACCCCACCAGCTTACCTAGGAGCAATTGATCCAGAGTGGAGAACAATCCGAACGTTTTACATCAAGGACTTAAAACAGTTCAAACCCTTAAGCCCTGTTCCATTTTCCATGGACAGTACAAGTTCTTTCTACAAATTGACCAAAGAGGTCTATGACACCACCAAAGTCTTGAACACAGAAAAAAGACTGATTGCCAACTTTTGGGACTGTAACCCTTTTATGGTTTCGTATTCCGGCCACATGGCCATTGGACTAAAGAAAATCAGTCCTGGCGGCCACTGGATCAACATCACCGGGATCGCTTGTAAAAAGTCCGGAATCTCCTTTGATGAGGTGGTGGAAGTACATACTTTGGTGGCTACCGGACTTCACGATGCCTTTATCAGCTGTTGGGAGGAAAAATATGATAGTGACAGGATTAGGCCTGAAACTGTGATCAACCGATATGTAGATCAAAAATGGCGGCCTATTTTACAGACTCCACCATTTCCTGAATATACCAGCGGACACAGTGTAATTTCAAGAACCAGCGCCGTCTTGTTGACCAGCTATTTTGGAGATCATTTCAGCTATACCGATACTTCTGAAGAGTACTTTGGCTTGCCTCCAAGAAAATTCACTTCATTCTTACAAGCTTCAGAAGAGGCTGCTATCTCCAGACTTTATGGAGGCATTCATTATAGGGATGCCATTGAAGAAGGTATCAAGCAAGGAGAAAAAATTGCCAATTACATAATAAAACAAATCAATAGTTCGAAATCCCTATCTGCTAAATAA